The Symphalangus syndactylus isolate Jambi chromosome 1, NHGRI_mSymSyn1-v2.1_pri, whole genome shotgun sequence DNA segment ccagagagggaaagaaagaaagaaagaaagaaagagagagagagagagagaaggaaggaaggaaggaaggaaggaagcgagAAGTTATGGTTTTAAGGATGCATTTCCATGATGGGAAGGAAATGAATCATAAGCTTCATTTTCTGATGCAGAAACCGGGGCACAAGAACTTGTCTATAATCAGTCACACAGCTAAGAGGTGTTTTCTTCTGTAAAGCAGGATTCAATGTGTTACACGAATCCAGCCTTTTAGTggttgaaaacaaagcaaaacagctgggagcggtggctcacgcctgtaatcccagcacttgggaggctgaggtgggcagatcacgaggtcagtagttcgagaccagcctgacctacatggtgaaactctttctctactaaaaatacaaaaaaattagccagccgtggtggcgggcgcctgtagtcccagctactcgggaggctgaggcaggagaatagcattaacccgggaggcggagcttgcagtgagccgaaatcacgccactgtactccagcctgggcagcagaatgagactcagtctcaaaaagcaaaaaagaaaacgaagcaaaacaaaaagcaataccagccgggcatggtggtgcacgcctgtaatcccagctattcgggaggttgaggcaggaggatcgcttgggccctggaagtcgaggcttcagtgagccatgatcgtgccactgcactccaaccctgGGCGAcccagcgagaccttgtctccaaaaacagacaaaaccacGCCCAcacactaacaacaacaacaaaaccaaaaaaaccctaaaCAATACCAGGTGTGTACCATGACGAGAAAAGGAATAGGttgtttgtaaaataaatgttaaagtaaCTATTACCCATTTCTCCAACCAGTACACTTGACTTTGAGTGTTTGTTCCAAAGTTGAGGGGATGGAGagggatgtgtatgtgtgtggatgcCCTCCATGCGCTGTGTTGAAAACGCGCGGGTGATTGCAGAAAACCACAGAGCACAGCTTGGGCCTCTACTGATCGGGAAACGTCGGAAGACAGAAAAATGGGCAATCATAAAACCCACGGCAACCATGAAGACATGCACTCTCCCCCTAGCAATCCCACCCCGGAATTGAGGACACAGGGTCCCCGCGCTCAGCCCTTGGTGCCAGCACTTCTTGGACACCCTCAACCCCCTCAGCTAAACCTGAGACCCAGGCGCTCCGGATTCTAAACCTTTCCTTGTGCAGGTCCTCTCTAGCCGGCCGCTTATCTATGGTTTCTGCTATAGGGCGCTCTAGCCTGCGCGAAGGGGTAGTGAGACCGCGCGGCAACAGCTTGCGGCTGCGGGGAACTCCGGTGGGCGCTCCGCTGGCTGTGCAGGCGGCCATGGATTCCTTGCGGAAAATCCTGATCTCGGTCGCATTGCTGGGCGCAGGGGCTGGCGTGGGCTCCGCGCTCCTCCTTATCGTGACCCCGGGAGAGCGGCGGAAGCAGGAAATGTTAAAGGTAGAAGCAACTGGTACTCCCGAGGATGGGTGGGCGGGTGGAGAGCCCCGGACTGGAGCTCCTGCGAACTCCCCCTCCTGCCCTCAGGAGATGCCACTGCAGGACCCGCGGAGCAGGGAGGAGGCGGCCAGGACCCAGCAGCTATTGCTGGCCACTCTGCAGGAGGCAGCGACCACGCAGGAGAACGTGGCCTGGAGGAAGAACTGGATGGTTGGCGGCGAAGGCGGCGCCGGCGGGAGGTCACAGTGAGACCGGACTTGCCTCCGTGGGCGCCGGACCTTGGCTCGGGCGCAGGAATCCGAGGCAGCCTTTCTCCTTCGTGGGCCCAGCGGAGAGTCCGGACCGAGATGCCATGCCAGGACTCTCCGGGGTCCTGTGAGCTGCCGTCGGGTGAGCACGTTCCCCCCAAACCCTGGACTGATTGCTTTAAGGTCCGCAAGGCGGGCCAGGGCCGAGACGCGAGTCGGCTGTGGTGAACTGAAAGAACCAATAAATCATGCCCCTCCACCCAGAATGAGCCCTGCAGTCGACACCTACCAATGCTTAGAGACCCGTGGTCGGTGCTGGGGGCGCGGCCTGGAGCTGCTGCATGTCCCACCCCACCAGAAGAGGCTGATCCCAATAGGTATccgaccacatttttttttttttttttttttgagacggagtctgtcacccaggctggagtgcagtggcacgatctcggctcactgcaacctccgcccccgggttcaagcgattcttctgcctccgcttcccgagtagccgggatcacaggcgcgcaccaccaggcccagctaatttttgtgtttttagtagagacagggtttcaccatgttggccagcctggtctcgaactccagacccaggtgatccacccgcctcggcctcccaaagtgctgggattacaggcgtgaaccacctcgcCCTGCCgcggccacattttctttttcttgtttttgagatggagccttgctcttgtcgcccaggcaggagtgcagggcgcaatcttgactcactgcaacctctgcctcctgggttcaagctgttctccttactcagcctcccctgtggctgggattacaggcgtccgcgaccacgcccagctgatattAGTTTTAGTAAAGGCGGGTTTCATCctgtggccaggctgatcttgacctcctgacctcaggcgattcacccgtctcagcctcccaaagtgctgggattagaggcgtgagccactgcgcctggccaaccacATTTTCAAAACAGGTCATGTGGTGTCAGGCTGGAGTATACTTCCAGGGATAACTGTGGGACATTCTTGAAATCTGAACTGTCCTGGAAAGTCTTGAAGTAATGGATGCCTACAGAGGACACTCAGGACTCCTGTCCTTGGAGGGAGATTGGAGGGGCATCCAGCACTTAACATATGCCACAGTGCTTTCTGTGGCCATTATTTAACCTCTGGTTAAACAAGCTTAGGAGGCTGACTTACTAGTAGTAAAAGGAGTGTGCTTTGAGTCACAGATCTTGGTTCAACTCCAGCATGTTACAAACCCCAGCCCTGTTCTATGAAAGGTCATAACTACGAGGATTATTGTAAAACATTAACTTAGAAATGTAAAGTGGTCTCCAGTCTCTGAATCTGGTCAGGATTTATTGGAGCTGCCACTGAGGGGATGAAATAAGTGGGGTCAAAGCCCCACAGCCTAGTCAACCTCTTTTGTTGCTCCTCTTTTTGTCTATCCTGTGGTTCCCAAGCAAGACTGCAATTGAAAAAAAGGCTGCTGTTACTAAAGTCAGAACAccaaataaagctttttttttttttttttgagacagagtttctctgtttttgcccacgctggagtgcaatggagcgatctcaactcaatgcaacctccgcctcctgggttcaagtgattctcctgcctcagcttcccccgtagctgggaccacaggggtgcaccactatgccaggataatctttgtatttttagtagaggcagggtttcaccatgttggccaggctggtcttgaactcctgacctcaggtgatctgcccgccttgacctccccaagtgctgggattacaagcatgacccaccgtgcctggccccaaataaAGCTTTCTAACACTGGGGTGTAAACCCAGATATGAGTATTGGTGCTTTTCAGCTGCTGGAACACGTTGTTACATGTGATCTTTACAGAGTAACTGTGGCCTCTCTCCTAGTCCAGGAAGGAGAGGAGTCAAGAGCAGTTTGACAGGGTGGGGTGATCAGCAGCCAGAGGGGACTATCATAGAGAAGCTCATCAGTGCTTCTTGGTTGgttttaaaaagcagagagaagcgccaacatggggagaccctgtatctactaaaaatacaaaaactagctgggcatggcggcacgtgcctgtagtcccagctactcgggtggctgaggcaggagaatcgcttgaactcaggaggcagagattacagtgagccgagatcgtgccactgcactccagcctgggtgacggagtgagatgtcgtcttaaaaaaaaaaaaaaaaaaaaaaggccgggcgcggtggcttacgcctgtaatcccagcactttgggaggccgaggcgggcggatcacgaggtcaggagatcgagaccacggtgaaaccccgtctctactaaaaatacaaaaaatttgccaggcgcggtggccggcgcctgtagtcccagctactccggaggctgaaccCGGGAGACGCTGGTtataatgagccaagattgcaccactgcactacagcctgggagctagagcaagactccacctcaaataagtaaataaaattatcctTTTAGTAGCTAATGCTTACTGGGGACTTACTAGGTACCAGACACTATGCTAAAGCATCTTATACCAGCATTATGTAACCCTCATGACAATCCCAAGAAACAGGCACTATTATCCCTATTCTATTAAGCTAGGTTTTCTGAGTAAGATGTGAAATAACTTAAATGACATCACTAAGGTAGCAAAGCTGAAGGAAAAGTATAAGGATTTTGCTGACTATAAGTAGAAAAGTTGGTTTGATGATGCAAAGGGTCCTGCTAAAGTTGCCTGGAAAAAggtggaagaggaagatgaagaggaggaagatgaataaagaaactgtttatctggccaggcacagtggctcaaggctgtaatcccagcactttgggaggcagaggcgggcagatcacctgaggtcaggagtttaagaccaacctcaccaacaaggtgaaaccctgtctcttaaaaaaaaaaaaaaaaattagctgggcgtggtggtgcatgcctgtctcaaaacttcgtctcaaaagaaaaaaaaaaaacagtttatctGCCTCCTTGTGAGTACCTTAAGAGTAGGGGAGCCCCGTAATGGACACATCTCttatttgagaagtgtctgttgccctcgttaggtttgtttttttttttttttttttttttttttttttgagacggagttcactcttgttgcccaggctggagtgcaatggcacgatctcggctcactgcaacctccgcctcctgggttcaagcgcttctcctgcctcagccttcttagtagctgggattacaggcatgcaccaccatgcccggctaattttgtatttttagtagagacagggtttctccatattggtcaggctggtcgcaaactcccgacctcaggtgatccacccaccttggcctcccaaagtgctgggattacagacgtgattacgtgagccatggcgcccagccctcATTAGGTTTAATTACAAAATTTGATCATGATCATATTGTACAGTCTCTGAAAGTGCTCTAGAAACTGtcagtggtggctcacgcctgtaatcctggcactttgggaggccgaggcgggtggatcgcctgaggtcaggagtttgaaaccagcttggccatcatggtgaaaccctgtctctactaaaaatacaaaaaattagctgggcatggtggtgcacgcctgtaatcccagatacttagaaggctgaggcaggagaatcccttgaactcaagaggtggaggttgcagtgagccaatactgtgccactgcactccagcctgggtgacagagcaagactccatttaaaaaaaaaaaaaaaaaaaaaaaattctcagtggTTTACATGAAGTGGCCATGGGTGTCTGGAGCACCCCAAAGCTGTATCAGAGTTGTGCatatttccaaacatttttaaaatgaaaaggcacTCTCGTGTTCTCAATACATAAGTAAAAAAGCagcaggccaggcgccgtggctcatgcctgtaatcccagcactttgggaggccgaggcaggcgaatcacaaggtcaggagttcgagaccagcctagctaacatggcaaaaccctgtctctactaaaaatagaaaaaaatagctgggcgtcgtggcgggtgcctgtaattccagctactagggaggctgaggcaggagaatcgcttgaacctgggaggcagaggttgcagtgagctgagattgcgccactgcactctagcccaagCAAcagtgcaaaactccatctcaaaaataaaaataaaaaagcagcatCAGCTGGGCTTTTATGTTCTGTCTTACCATAGGAGTAAAAGGTGCCATCCAATGTACTGTCCACCCCTTTtagcacctctcctcctcaacTTCCCCAGCAGTTAATCAGACCTGGAGATTAGAAACAAGTGTCTTTGAGGCCGggcggcgcagtggctcatgcctgtaatcccagcactttgggaggccaaagcgggtggatcacgaggtcaggagatcgagaccatcctggctaacacggtgaaaccaagtctctaataaaaatacaaaaaattagccgggcgtggtggcaggggcctgtagtcccagctactctggaggctgaggcaggagaatggcatgaaccggggaggcggagcttgcagtgagccgagatcgtgccactgcactccagcctgggtgacagagcgagactccatctcaaaaaaaaaagaaaagaaacaagtgtCTTTGTTGGAAACTAAAGATGAGGAAGAGGATCTACTGTTCCCTTTTAGTCTCTTCCTCTGCCTTAGTTTTGTCCCTCCCAGCCATTTAGGAAAGAGTCAGGCATGTACAGAACTCAGGGTCTATTTATTAGGAAGGAGATGTCAGTGCTTTATCAAAGATGAAGGGGTCACAGAGGGACGATGGGACAAAGGCCCTCAGCTGGGACATTTCTTGGCCACAATGAGAACAGCAGAAGGCACAAGTCCTGAAGATGGAAGAAAACAGGCTTGAACCACAAGGATACTTGATTTTTGCTCCCAAAATTCCTGGCCTTGCACCATGTTCACAAAGCCTCTTCTCTTTGCATCCCTCCTTTTCCCAGGCATGCCTCCTAACTCCCCCAGGTCCTGGTTTCTAGTCTTGCAGCCATACCCAGCTCCTGCAGAGGCCGCTCCATGTCAGCTTCTGAGAAGGCCCGTCTGGGGAAGCCACTGAGCAATTGCACAGGGTCCTGGCCCCCACCTGGTTCCTCCCCACGGTGGAGCTCCACATAGAGCCTCACGGCTGCCAGCTGTTCCCGGGCCCGGAACGTCTGGGTCAGTGAGGTCCCATCTGGCAGCCTGACCTAAAGGGCAAGGGAGATAGTATTGTGGGCATCAAAACTGAATGAGGTGCCCAAGTAAGGAAAAGAGCTTAAGCTGGCCCCCTCTTCTTAGATTGAACCAGCACAACTACTATTTAAAGCACCAAATGAACAGCCACTTAGGCTCCGCTTTACTAAGTGTGGATGAGAGACTCCCAGCTCCCTCACAACCTAAGAAAGACAAGGATAGGATTATACAAAAGAATCTGGATAAATACCACATCACCAGATAGCCACATAATAAACCAAATAAAAACATGAACAAGTAAAAGGGTAACTGCTGAGTAAGAGGGAGATATGGGTTTAAATACGACTGGGGCAGGTGAAATTTGATACCTTTCCCAagagtagagataggatttcaaaAGTCATTTACAAAGAAGGGAGAGATTTGGCAAAGGGCACATTAACTGAAAAAACCTCTGAGCTAGGCACCTTAACAGGCAACAAAGGGGTCCCAGGAACAAGATAGGAATCAGAATCAGTACCTGTATGCGACACTGGTCATACTCCCGCTTGGTGGGAGGCTCCTGGCTGGGAGAAGAGGGAACAGGACCTGGCTCTGGTGCCGGTGGGGGTGGCTGAGAGCCCACACTGCCACCATACTAAAGGGCAAAGTAAAACAATCAGGTACTCACCCATCCTCAGGTGAAACAGATCATATAAGCCCATGCTTTCCCTCTGAAGCTGGAAAAGATTTACTAACCTGCCCACTCCATTACCCGTGGCGTCTTCTCAGTCACCTACCTTCTTGGCTCTCTCTGCTTTGTCCCTCTCGATCTTTTCTCTAACTCTTTGTCTGAAATGTAGACAAGAAGAAATTAGGTCAGACATCAACAAAGCaaatcttgatttctttctcatccGCTATCCATCATTTCCACTGCCCAGACCTGGCTGCCAACTCCTCAGCCTTTTCCCTCCGCCTCTCCTCAGCAGCTCGGCGCATCTCATCTTCCTGTAGCCGCTGTCGTGCTGCTGACAACTCTTGCCCTTGTCTCCTGCGCTGCCGTTCCCGTTCCAATGCCTCCCGTTCCTCTCTCTCTTCACGCTCCCGCTGCTTCTGGGCGACCAGCTCCAACATCCTGTGTTGCCGAGAGAAAACAGTTCAAGAGAAATGGACAGAGTGGGAAGGTGCAAAGTttacaataaacaaaattagacGACATATATCCCAAAgtagataaaagaaaaggaaaagaaaatgccaaGAAAGAGGAAATGTGGAAGGGTCAAGGTTCTTTAACCAGACGTGTACTGGGGAGAAGTGGAAGACGACCCTCAGAGATGTGAGATTGTTGTTACTGTACCTCTTAGTCTGTTCCTGTCTTTCCTCTTCACTCAAAACGGGTTTGCCTTCTCCGGCAGCAGAACCAGATCCTACAAACAAACAATCGTATTACTATCCCTTTAGATTCTCCTCGGACCCTCCTGAATAATCACACCGTGACCCTCAGTCAGGACCTTCAAGGCCGCCTTGCTCTGAGAAAGTGGGCTCCCGTCCCAGGATATGTCCAAGGGGAGTCTCTAGAGGCTCGTCCACATCGGGGTCGTCTTCGTGCTCCATCAGCCTGGCAGGGAAAGTCGGCGGGGAGGTTAGCTTTGAGGCTGCCCCTCCCGCCAGCCCCCAGTTCTCCGCCACCCGGGACGAGCGCTCACCAATCCATCGCTGCCTCGATGCCCTGGTTCCCTGTGAGGGCCAGAGCCTTCTCCCTGGGGGCAGAAACACCATGAAAATAGCGCCCACGAGCCATGGTGACGGTCAGGCTGGGGCAAAGGCCGAGATAAGTCCGCGGCCCCCCCACCCCCGCAGGccggggttggggaactcccttaCGCGCGTCCCCTGGGGAAGCCCATCTCGATGAGACTCTCAAGAGCCGTCAGCTCCGCCATGGCGCCGACACCGCCGCTTCCGCGGGGACCTGGTTTGTGACGAGAAGGAGGGCGGGAAGGGTCAGCGCGAGGCAACCCGCCCTCGACGCCCGCGGACGGGCGCTCGCTCTCTCACCCGGCTCTATAGCAGCCGGGAACACAGACGAGAAGAAAGCCGAGGGGAAGCGGAAGTGGCGGATCTGTTTGGGTCACGTGGGGGCGGATGTCGACGGGTGCCGCTGAGAACCAGAAAACTTCTGGCCCTGCTGCCACGAGTTTACGTGGGCGGGAACAGGGAGGCAACCCACCAAGCCAAGGCTCCTGGCTGCCGTGGGGAAGAAAGCTGGTGCGGCTCTGAAACCCGTGGGCGGAATGAAGCCAGTTCCCGGAACTtcatcctgcctcaccctccttagAAATTAGAAGGAATACGGTCCCTTAGCGCAACGCTTTGGGAAGTTCTTTGGCAATGTTTGCCAGGAGCCGAAGAAATGTGCTTGCTCTTTGGCCCACTCATTCTATTCAGGGAATTGAGCCGTCCTCTGCCTGACTGCCAAAGGGATTTTTGCAAAACACAATGATCTAGTCCTGTCCTCACCTCCCTGCTTAAAACTCCGTGCACTTCCACCATCTAGGACAacttacttgttttgttttggtttcttttttcttttttttgagatggagtttcactcttgttgcccagactggagtgcaatagtgcaatggcgtgatctcggctcactgcagcctccgcctcccgggttcaagcatttctcctgcctcagcctcccggatagctgagataacaggcgcccaccaccacgcccagctattttttttttttttttttttaaggaggagtctcactctgtcgcccaggctggagtgcagtggcgcggtctcggctcactgcaatctctgcctcctgggtgcatgcgattctcctgccacagcctcccgagtagctgggattacaggcccgcgccaccatgcccggctaatttttgtatatttagtagacagggtttcatcatgttggtcaggctggtcttgaactcctggtctcatatgatccacctgccttggcctcccaaagtgctgggattacaggcgtgagccaacgagcctagccatttttgtatttttagtagagatggggtttctccatattggtcaggctgttctggagctcctgacctcaggtgattcgcccacctcggcctcccaaagtgctgggattacaggcgtgagccaccacacccagctatttttgtttttgagacaggatctggctctgtcgcccaggctggagtgcagtggtgcgatcttgactcactgcaacctcagcctcctgggctcaagcgatcctcccacctcagcctcccaagtggctgggactacaggcacatgccaccacacccggctaatttttctttttcttttctctctctctctttttttttttttttttttttgagacaaaatctcactctgtagcccaggctggagtgcagtggcatgatctcagctcactgcaacctctgcctgccccgggttcaagccattctcctgcccgagtagctgggattacaggtggctgccactgcgcctgactaatttttgtagttttagtagagacggggtttcaccatcttcaccaggctggtcttgaactcctgacctcatgatccacccacctcggcctcccagagtgctgggattataggtgtgaaccaccgcgcctggcctaatttttctattttttgtagagacggggttttaccatattggcgaggctggtctccaacccctgagctcaagtgatccacctgcctcgccctcccaaagtgctaagattaaaggcgtgagctaccatactCGGCCATCTAGGACAACTTAAATGCTAGTGGTCTGACTTACTTCTGCCCCCACCTTGGCTTTTTTTGCAGGGAGTGGGGTTAGAACCCCCTCTCAAGTGGAGATCACAATAGCACCTACCTTGGTGCCTGGCAAGGCAGAGTATGTAAATGCTGGTAGTTATTGTGCAGTTTCATCGCCCACCACTTGAGGGTAAGCTGTGCATATTGCAAACCAGACTTCACCCTCCTCTTGGCCTGTGCACCGACCAGTCTCTGCCTGGGATGTCCTGTCTCTTCACTTAGTAAACTAACTCCCAGGAGTTTTTCAGGATTCAGGGTTTGTCTTCTAAGAAAAGCCTGCTTTGgtcaggctcggtggctcacgcctgtaatcccagcactttgggaggacgaggcaggcgggtcacgaggtcaggagatcgagaccatcccagctaacacagtgaaaccccgtctctactaaaaatacaaaaaattagccgggtgtggtggtgggtgcctgtagtcccagctactctggaggctgaggcaggagaatggcatgaacccgggaggtggagcttgcagtgagctgagatcacgccactgcaccccagcctgggcgacagagcaagactgcgtctcaaaataactaaataaatattaaaaatatatataaaaaaagaaaagcctgctTTGACCACTGCTCTCTGCCTTCCAGCTACAGTATTTAACCGATTAAGCATTTATCCCCGCTGCTGTGAGTCATTGTTCATTACTCTGTGCTCTGCCACGACCGGGGCTGTTAGATTCTTGAAAGTGAAGCtcactttaaatgttttttagaaGGTAGAGTAATAATGACAATAACAGTTACTGATATTGATAATATATGCACTAgagacttttgtgtgtgtgtgtttgagagacagggtctcactttatcgccaggctagaatgcagtggtgggatctcggctcactgcaacctttgcctcccaagctcaagcaattctcatgcctcagcctcccgagtagctgggattacaagcacccgccaccacaccgggctaatttttgtattttttagtagagagggggtttcatcatgttggccaggctaatctcgagctccttacctcaggtgatccac contains these protein-coding regions:
- the UBXN1 gene encoding UBX domain-containing protein 1 isoform X1; this translates as MAELTALESLIEMGFPRGRAEKALALTGNQGIEAAMDWLMEHEDDPDVDEPLETPLGHILGREPTFSEQGGLEGSGSAAGEGKPVLSEEERQEQTKRMLELVAQKQREREEREEREALERERQRRRQGQELSAARQRLQEDEMRRAAEERRREKAEELAARQRVREKIERDKAERAKKYGGSVGSQPPPPAPEPGPVPSSPSQEPPTKREYDQCRIQVRLPDGTSLTQTFRAREQLAAVRLYVELHRGEEPGGGQDPVQLLSGFPRRAFSEADMERPLQELGLVPSAVLIVAKKCPS
- the UBXN1 gene encoding UBX domain-containing protein 1 isoform X2 produces the protein MAELTALESLIEMGFPRGRAEKALALTGNQGIEAAMDWMLELVAQKQREREEREEREALERERQRRRQGQELSAARQRLQEDEMRRAAEERRREKAEELAARQRVREKIERDKAERAKKYGGSVGSQPPPPAPEPGPVPSSPSQEPPTKREYDQCRIQVRLPDGTSLTQTFRAREQLAAVRLYVELHRGEEPGGGQDPVQLLSGFPRRAFSEADMERPLQELGLVPSAVLIVAKKCPS